One window of the Rhipicephalus sanguineus isolate Rsan-2018 chromosome 2, BIME_Rsan_1.4, whole genome shotgun sequence genome contains the following:
- the LOC125757474 gene encoding uncharacterized protein LOC125757474 — protein sequence MPQPSRPALTSGAVDARAFVQPLSHPARRNALPGIVWQNLDPVTMSRLGVDLIREELARRQLDITGSKEELFQRLQADIQQQREATPSVETNDSASTAAAPLTLDPATLQSLAMLFQQLPRPATTVTTLPDLSSSIPQFAGLHSHSVNTWLDDVRRVQQLASWDDATTRLIAASKLKGTARDWHLAFGNQYSTWATWSAALKDTFCTELSLIEWQEQVMRVTQAPSESLHQYAFAKLKIIERCPVHLSEAQKIDYLLHGLREQHIIAAIAANRPPTVAEFISTCTSLDKSAQHLHAKASPSPLAGSVLPPTQPFRAAKPAERQQPRSEQSTPQSSRGATPKARISELPTEQQEATYAAISAQYGAPAFRSGQDLSQAVCYQCHALGHLASKCPTRTSRLSSSAPPTMPKTQQPPALHSAPVTLDGSQQQCAFFNATLSGVGECEAFPDSGSKVTLISKARVPASMIIPWTEPPLVVVGGSTVLPVGAAFLKISIGPATGVVEAAVLEDNVLPLIIGPVPKTAYNANYAQDHYANVRDTKAHHANAHDTKAHHANAHDTKAHHANPHHANADHANARDTNSHHANYHYAKAHNAIANYNKAHHAKDNHASAHHTEAHNANTNYAKAHYDNCHDADTHYYHANNNARHDC from the exons ATGCCTCAGCCATCACGCCCAGCCCTCACATCTGGCGCAGTCGACGCCCGAGCCTTTGTGCAGCCACTCAGCCAC CCGGCTCGGCGCAACGCCTTGCCGGGAATTGTGTGGCAGAATCTCGACCCGGTGACCATGTCGCGCCTCGGCGTCGACCTCATACGCGAAGAATTGGCCCGTCGACAGCTGGACATCACAGGTTCGAAAGaggagctctttcagcgtttgcaAGCCGACATTCAGCAGCAGCGTGAAGCTACCCCGTCGGTTGAAACGAATGACTCCGCCTCGACCGCTGCGGCGCCTTTAACGCTGGACCCAGCCACTCTACAGAGCCTCGCCATGCTGTTCCAGCAGCTACCTCGCCCTGCAACAACGGTGACGACACTACCAGACCTGTCATCGTCCATTCCGCAGTTTGCTGGTTTGCACAGCCACAGTGTCAATACATGGCTTGACGACGTGCGACGAGTACAGCAGCTCGCCTCGTGGGACGACGCCACCACACGCCTGATCGCAGCTAGCAAGCTGAAAGGCACGGCGCGAGACTGGCATCTCGCGTTCGGCAACCAGTACAGCACCTGGGCCACGTGGAGTGCCGCCCTGAAAGACACATTTTGTACAGAATTGTCCCTCATCGAGTGGCAAGAGCAGGTCATGAGGGTAACCCAGGCCCCGTCCGAAAGCTTGCACCAATATGCCTTTGCCAAGTTGAAGATCATTGAGCGTTGCCCCGTTCACCTCTCGGAGGCCCAAAAGATTGACTACCTGCTGCATGGTTTACGGGAACAACACATCATCGCCGCCATAGCAGCCAACCGGCCGCCCACGGTAGCTGAGTTTATTTCTACCTGCACTAGCCTCGACAAGAGTGCGCAACATCTGCACGCCAAAGCAAGCCCGTCACCATTGGCCGGTTCTGTGTTGCCGCCGACGCAACCCTTTCGTGCCGCTAAGCCCGCAGAGCGACAGCAGCCTCGCTCAGAACAATCGACACCACAGTCCTCCCGAGGGGCCACACCAAAAGCGCGCATTTCAGAGCTGCCCACCGAGCAACAAGAAGCTACTTATGCAGCTATTTCGGCACAGTACGGCGCTCCAGCTTTTCGTAGTGGTCAAGACCTGTCTCAAGCTGTCTGCTACCAATGTCATGCCTTGGGTCATCTGGCATCCAAGTGTCCTACGCGCACCAGCCGCTTATCATCATCAGCGCCTCCAACCATGCCAAAGACACAGCAGCCTCCAGCACTGCACAGTGCACCCGTTACACTTGACGGCTCACAGCAGCAATGCGCCTTCTTCAACGCAACTCTCAGTGGAGTCGGTGAATGTGAAGCGTTTCCTGACTCTGGGTCCAAGGTGACATTAATCTCTAAAGCTCGTGTGCCTGCAAGCATGATCATCCCATGGACCGAGCCTCCACTCGTGGTGGTAGGAGGAAGCACAGTGCTACCTGTTGGTGCTGCATTTTTGAAGATATCCATTGGCCCAGCCACAGGAGTTGTTGAAGCTGCTGTTTTGGAAGATAATGTACTTCCCCTCATTATAG GCCCAGTTCCAAAGACTGCCTACAACGCCAACTACGCCCAAGACCACTACGCCAACGTCCGCGACACCAAAGCCCACCATGCCAATGCCCACGACACCAAAGCCCACCACGCCAACGCCCACGACACCAAAGCCCACCACGCCAACCCCCACCACGCAAACGCCGACCACGCCAACGCCCGCGACACCAATTCCCACCACGCCAACTACCACTACGCCAAAGCCCACAACGCCATCGCCAACTACAACAAAGCCCACCACGCCAAAGACAACCACGCCAGCGCCCACCACACCGAAGCCCACAACGCCAACACAAACTACGCCAAAGCCCACTACGACAATTGCCACGACGCCGACACCCACTACTACCACGCCAACAACAACGCAAGGCACGACTGCTAG
- the LOC125757536 gene encoding uncharacterized protein LOC125757536 produces MICVSQYLHTPTSSSYNEDDSLHLADLLDPSIKAQVAQESGENEEAEELENVLLYATTAVERDILAYVGGFLLKSILKFIDECKDCKAALVGNDDKYSTLVKLKEYAQGAGKLIQPSRAVMEVLTECEEHFKAFADEDGILALKTPFASILSALRRSVTVRLESCEIHRAQVEKSLLEKYVRTRLKIHLRQKQAQRVNGQSSKTCAAVNLE; encoded by the coding sequence ATGATATGTGTCAGCCAATACTTGCACACGCCAACGTCATCTAGCTATAACGAGGATGACAGCTTGCACTTAGCTGACCTCCTGGACCCCAGTATCAAGGCACAAGTTGCGCAAGAAAGTGGGGAGAACGAGGAAGCAGAAGAGCTTGAAAACGTTCTTCTGTATGCAACCACTGCAGTAGAACGTGACATTCTTGCATATGTAGGAGGTTTTCTACTGAAGTCCATCTTGAAATTCATTGACGAGTGCAAGGACTGCAAAGCGGCACTGGTAGGAAATGACGATAAATACAGCACTCTCGTTAAGCTTAAAGAATACGCTCAGGGCGCTGGAAAGCTCATTCAGCCTAGCCGAGCTGTCATGGAAGTGCTCACTGAATGCGAAGAACACTTCAAGGCCTTTGCCGACGAAGACGGAATTTTGGCGCTAAAAACCCCATTCGCGAGCATTTTGAGTGCATTGCGCAGATCAGTAACTGTGCGACTGGAGAGCTGCGAAATCCATCGTGCACAGGTAGAAAAGTCGCTGCTGGAAAAGTATGTTAGGACAAGGCTAAAGATTCATCTCCGGCAAAAACAGGCACAAAGGGTGAATGGTCAGTCAAGTAAGACGTGTGCTGCAGTGAACCTTGAGTAG